The DNA region tttcaactttttacatgttttttcttaaagaattcATGCCTTGTCGATGGATGCATATGTTCTTCCAAATTTGCAGTGGAAGATAAGTGGTTTGTGGATAGATTTATTTGCAAATTTTACAAGGTATATATAATTTagtctataatttattattgaaatttcTTTGATTAGTTGGTAGTTGATCTTGGACTTTCGCAATTTTTTCCGCACGCTTTACCGTTATGCTATCGGTTGTTCCTTAATGGCTCAGAGGATACTTTATtatccataaaaattaaaaataaaaaaaaggatactTTATTATAACTCTGTTTAGAATTATCATAGCAATTCATTAAGAAAATATCTAtaaccaattaattttttttaaagggataAATTGCAATTTTTCATCCTCAAAATAGATTGTGTTCAATTTTAGaagcttaattttttaattttaccctttaatttttaaaattttaaaggaacAGTTTAGTCCCTTAATCCCATTGtctatttttttccccaatttgtTGCTAATATTGGCTAATagtcttttaacttttaagttgACTGCTAGAAGAGAACCTTGGTTTCCTATTCCTCCGATCATTTCGAGCTTGAGAGCTCATATTCTGTGATTTCAAACGCACAAAGCTTGTACGTATCAACggaatccaaacacaaaaatcagatctgataTAGAGAacaatttgattttgaattcgTGATTCTAGGGATTTTGAAATACCAGTTGAGGTTTACATGACactgactattttttttaatgttttttattaatatttagttTAGGCCATTTGACAGTCCATGTGGCATTCTAGGTGGCAAAATAACGACTCTTTGTTTTAGTTGTTAGTCATATCAGTATTTTCTATCCATTATTTAATGGCAAAGACTATTTTTGCTCAATATTAAAAGGTTGAGGACTGAATTGATACATTTGAAATGTTAAGAGATTAAATTGACATATAGTATAAAGGTTAGGGACccatttgtaatttaccctaaataAACATTCAGCCTATTGTACATGCTTgcttgttaaaataaaagtaaagtttttttttttttttttttcttcagtaagagcattagtattggttGAAGCAAATTgctaaaatgctaaatttatcaACCACATATAACAAAAGTGGGTTGCATCAGTGGAGGAAAAGCCAAAACTTTTTGCTGTTGAGCTAAAATGCACAACCATATGCATCTTTGCGTGTGCACTGTAACTTAGatgttaaacaaaaaaaaaaaaaaacaatattttttaggttgtttatattattttatcttgttgaatgctaaaataaaactactgATGTTGGGtgttttataaaataagatggtaaaatagataaagtagctttttatAGTAtcaaattgttaaatttttgcCACCACCGATGCTAATGCTCTTTGTAGCCAAAATTGTGTAGAGGGTGATATGAATGTTTTAATGCAACGTTTATTTAGCTAACATTGGCGATGGTAAATTGCTTTTTGTAATCCCTTAAAACATTAGGTTGGTCTGATATTTGTCCCctaaatattttatcaatttgatTTTAGTCCCTTAAATGTAGAGTCGATTCAATTTTGGTCCCTTAAACATGGGATGCGTCAACTTTTTTCATAAGTGAAATCATTTGGAAAAACAgacaaaataactaaattttgagataacaaaataaaacttaattaaaattaaaggaCCACAATTGAATTGACTTATTACTTAAGgggaaaataattaatttactcATGGAGCTTATTTTGATTTAGGATTTTTAAAGTGGTATATTTCCATTAACTTAACTAGTAAATTCTCTGTCATCGAATAAGATATTTCAGTTTAAATCTCGCCTACATCAAAAGGAAACCAATTGTTGCCTGGGTCTAATAGTCAAAAGCTATAATTATGGAACATATTTCACAAATTTCAGATTGGAAAGAATTTATTTCCAAACGAGTTTGGAAAAAGATAGGACTtggttgtattttttattttgataactCAAAGTTACATGCAAAAATGAGGGATTTGAATCTTAGATGTCTTTAAAGGAAATACCAAGAGGTGCCAACCATAacatatgggtttttttttttttttttgagaaacaaacacacacaagagagaggaaaatggttaattctaaatttctaacaTAAAGGCACACTAAAAGTCCTTGTTGCGATTAAAATAATGCAAACCCATGTGCAAATTTTTTACAAGTAATAATATCTCAGTGAGTCCGAGGTTGATCCATAGGGAATGATTGACAATAATGTAAAAACCTctattattaagtattaaataaaaatagttgtttgtttgtttttccaCCCAAAGATGGGGCAAGATAATATTAAAACTACAATTggaaataacaaaataaatctaagagaaattaatggAGAAAAAACACTAGGGATTCAAGGATCCACCTAATATCTTATCACATGAACTTGGATTATTTTTAACTCAATTAGGGTAGAGAGCCAACTAGCCTAATTGGAAGATAAAACAATAAAGTATTCAAACAAAGTATAAAGTAGATTATATATGTGTGATTGAGCAAATCATTCAATTGACATGTTACAGTGAAGATTAAGCATTCAATATATTCTCAAATCATAACGAATCAAGGAGTTCATGCATTcgatataaataaaattcatattaaaTCTTAAAAACTTATCAACATGCAATTATTCCAAATAGTAAATCAATCTCAAAATTCAATCATCAATCCATAGAAAGCATGTAGATAATCCCAAGAAcacatgataaaaatattagGTTTCACCTCTAACCCTAGCTAGAGATTTAGCCACACATAGTTATGCAAAAGAAATCCATCAAAACAATGCTAAAcgtctatataaaaaaaataataaaaaaacaaaagatgaaaaaaattattaggtctTTCCTCTACTATAACCTTAGCCtcctctaaaataaaaaaagaaaatccctCAAATTTAGGATGGGAATTCCTTGATTTTCGGAATTTTATCCACTATCAGCTTTCAGGCCACTTTTGACtttcaaaatgatttttctAGAATTTGTGGTAAACTGCAAAGTTGTAGACCTTCAAGTGTTCTTTCTATGGTTGTAATAATCAGGTCAATCGGATATTTGTACAAGAAGTTATgacaaaaatactaaaacaaGATGTTCCCATATCAAGATTTTCCAATTTTGGCTTAAACgaatttctttttcccttttttattctcacacgttttttacttatttaatgCTTTAAAAACCATGATCCAATTGATCTTGACTCTTGGATTCTCTTGACAGCCTGTATGATTAGCTTAATGGTTTTAAtctcctacaaaagaaaaatacacgTAATGAGTGTAATTTTTAGAAATCTTTCAAACTCACATATTTACGTGTAATTAAACATGAAATTGATGTGATATTGCCTACCAAGACTAAGATAATAGTGTAATTTTAAGCAATCAACACATCTCCCAACTAGGATTTTGTTTGTCCTCAAATTCAACAAAAGTATTGCAACACATCCAAGTCcccccattttctttttcttttacttttcgAGGGGAattattcaaccattaaaatCATAAGAAATAGCAACAAGAGTTTTGGAGAAACATTGGAAATACTCAAATCTAGAATTTTAAAGCACAAAAGATTGAGAGTAATTCTAACCTCATTATAATTTCCAAGAAAACAATTCAAGATCAATGTATTAAGCCTCATTATAATTTCCAAGACAATAATTCCAGTCTTTAGAATTTGTCTTTTTCCTGTTGTTCCCTGCTGGACCGTTTGTTGTCTGTTGGCAGGTTGTCTCTCCCCAGctcttcgggtttttttttttttttttttttggtatacgGGTTTCTGTTTTAGtttctttatttataaaatttctatcttttccataataaaaaaatattaaaaaaaaaaaaacaaagacaaaacaaaGTCGGCTAGGCAATAATTATTGTGGTGCGCGCCCACTGTCACGGCAAGATCGGGTTAACGAAAAGCAAGCCACCTACCCAAGATATGTGCCACTGTCACGTAAGCCACTAAAGAACTTTCATTACGCCACGCATCCAATCAATCCACCACATTATAATTCCTCTCCCTCTCTTCAGTCTTCTCCACAGAACCACTAGCCCGTTCCACAGCAACAATGATCACTTCACCTCCTAACCGTCACATTCTCAATGACCCAAGTTTGAGATCAACGTGGGCACATCGTGCATGGTTAGCATGTGGGTGCACCACGGTGCTAATCTCTCTAGCAAAGGCAATAATGGGTGCAGCCAAATCATACATATGGCTTGGCCCCATTTTAGCAGGTTTGGTTGGTTACATATTAGCTGACCTTATGTCCGGAGTGTACCATTGGGTTATTGACAATTATGGTAGTGCCTCAACTCCAATCTTTGGAGACCAAATAGATGCATTTCAAGGTCACCATGAGCAGCCATGGGCAATCACTCGGAGAGAATTTGCAAGCAACTTACACGCCCTTGCTCGTGCCGTGACATTCACAGTGCTACCAATGGATCTTGTTGTCAATGATCCAAtatttcatgcctttgttgctGTGTGGTCGGGTTGCCTTTTGTTTAGCCAGCAATTTCATGCTTGGGCTCACACAACTAAGAGCCGGCTTCCACCATTGGTAATTGCATTGCAAGATATGGGATTGCTTGTGTCACGTTCACAACATGCTGGCCATCATATACCACCTTATAACAATAATTATTGCATAGTGAGTGGGGTTTGGAATGAATTTTTGGATAAGCGGCAGATTTTTAAGGCATTGGAGATGATATTGTTCTATAAGTTAGGGGTGAGACCTAGGTCTTGGAGTGAGCCTAGTTCTAGCTGGACTGAAGCGAGTGAGACTTAGGGGCGGCTGTTGTGGCTCAAGCCCTTATGTCATTTAGATAACTACCTTAGGCCCCTAAATAAAAGAGGCCCTATACAATAGTATACTATATTTATTTGTCTTATAgtacaaccaaaaaataatttaaaaaattaagatctTAACTATTGGCCaataacatgtatttttttattttattatgtagaaattttaatgaataaaagttatttttttttttaaaaaaaattctcctatTTTATAAATACTGAAGATGATGAAAAACATGAGACGGATCTTTCCTCCGTCCTAGGAGGACGGAGTGGAAGTAGACGGATTAATACCGTGGGAATGCATATAGGACGGTGCCGATCATTGAGTACCTGTCCGATAATTGATTGATTATAAATCCTTAGTTGTTTGTCACACGATGTGTTTGACTtggctttgctttatctccacgcaagcATGTACACTTGGAGTTCTTGCGTTATACGTTTGACCATaataagaagactcctatatggaaaagagctcaagaaggaagtagaatcctaaaaggaaaggaaattctACTCCAATATAAATACCCTAGAAACTCtagcatcaaggtacgcataattatctcgactctggcactctagagttgtaaaaaaaaaaaactaacttgaccttcggagggtttttggccggcaccacaccggtactctcttttaggtcctctattttcttcttGCAGGCGTTGCTttggtttgaggagtgcttgcagcttactggtgatttattcggcatcatcagttggtgccgtctgtgggaaattttgattatttcagccttgctctattcctaagacaaaaagttgcatggtactcactcgatcgatggcaacaaacaaaaatcaagacgacgaaccgcacgccacaACTCTAGAGAGGCAGGTCCAGACGCTTACAatggcggttgagcgcctcactaagcagaatcatgatttggaagaacagttgTGACAAAGGACTGCACACCCaagtgcaccagaggaagaccaagagggtgctagtccggaaggaaggaacgcggaaggacctgagggcagcaacgctccaACTAGACCGGAGCGGCAAGAGACCAACCGACCATCCGTCTCGGACACCTTGCCGACTCACATCGCTGCTGAGATGcaagagatgagggaacgtatggatgtgatgatgaacgcccttagaggacgagTATCCAGcgacctggacgacctagtccataggacagattcgcctttcacagcgctcgtgaattcatgccctcttcctccaaagtttcgcatgcctcacGTGGAAAATTATGACGGATCtaaggacccattggatcacttagAATCCTTCAGAACcttaatgcatcttcagggcgtaccggatgaaatcatgtgcagggcttttctcaccactttGAAAAGGCCTACGAGGGATTGGTACAATAgactgacgcctaattccatcggcacttttaaggaattaggcgcacagttcgtatcacactttatcggaaGTCACCGGCATAAGAGGTCAACTGCGTGTATATTGAGTATTAAGTAGCGAGAAGACGAGAtattaagatcatacatagcccgctttaacaaggaagccctctcgatagacgaggcggatgacaagatacttgtggcagcattcacaaacgggctacGAAAgagtaagttcttgttctctctatgcaagaatgacccaaagactatgtccgacgtgTTTTACaaggcgacgaagtatatgaacgcagaggatgccttgctaGCCCAAGAGGACAATAAGcccagaaaaagggaaagacaggaagatgcGCAACCAGACAAAggacgaaaaatggcaagaaccagAGAGCGACGAGAAGACTGGCGACCCAAACCGCCTTCGAGAAGATTTACGagcttcacccccctcacagccccaattgaccaagtgttaatgcagatcaaagatgaaggaaccttgacattcccgggcaagttgaagggagatccaaacaagaggccaagagatagatactaCCATTTTCATCgcgatcatggccacgatacgacggactgttatgacttgaagcaacagattgAGGCCCTCATCAGGCAAGGAAGattgcagaggttcgtgaggaaggagagaatggATCAACCCCAAGAACAGAATCCCAGACGGGAAAATGAGTGTCCCAGGCCACCCGTAGGAGATATACAGATGATTGTAGGGGACAATACTTCTGCagggtcatccaaaaaggccCGAAAAACATACTTGTGGACggttcaaagcgtccagtcgACAGGTGCCTCACCAAAAGTGATACGACAAGATAACCCCAGCATCGAGTTCTCGGAAGAAGATGCacgacgccttcaccacccacatgacgacgcgctcgtggtcagcatacgggcaggggactacaacatgcatcgaattttggtggacaacggaagctcagcagatatcctctattaccccgcattccagcagatggggattgctaaAGAACGGCTGGTCCCAACGAATgcaccccttgttggctttggaggaACAAGGGTCTATCCTTTAGGAGTCGTTCCGTTGTCTGTGACGGTTGGAGATTACCCACAGCAGATAACCAGggatgtttcttttctcatgGTTGATTGCTCTTCAGCGTATAACGCCATCCTCGGATggcccactctcaatgcatggaaggctgtaacctctacctaccatctaatgATCAAATTTCCTACCGAatatggagttggagaactgcggggaaatcaggtggctgcacgggaatgttacgtcaCCATGATGGAAATAGATGATCACCTACaagcaatgaacatcgaggaacagagaacaACGGCGGAACCGATGGAAGAGTTGGAAGAAGTTCAACTGGATGATTCTAGGCCTGACCGAACAACTAGAATCGGCACCCTCGCCGACCAAACAATCCGACAAGCGCTCGTATTATTCCTCCAAAAAAATcgagatgtttttgcatggagtcacgaggacatgccaggAATAGATCCAACAGTCATAGTTCACAGGTTGAACGTATCACCCTCTTTCTCTCCAGTCTGACAGAAAAAGCGAGTGTTTGCCCCAGaacgagatcgagccatagcggaagaggtgcagaagctacaagaagcggacttcatacgcgaggtgtactaccctgattgaTTGGCgaatgtagtaatggtcaaaaagtccaacgggaagtggaggatgtgtgtcgacttcacggatctgaatagagCCTGCCCCA from Castanea sativa cultivar Marrone di Chiusa Pesio chromosome 6, ASM4071231v1 includes:
- the LOC142637925 gene encoding fatty acid desaturase 4, chloroplastic-like translates to MITSPPNRHILNDPSLRSTWAHRAWLACGCTTVLISLAKAIMGAAKSYIWLGPILAGLVGYILADLMSGVYHWVIDNYGSASTPIFGDQIDAFQGHHEQPWAITRREFASNLHALARAVTFTVLPMDLVVNDPIFHAFVAVWSGCLLFSQQFHAWAHTTKSRLPPLVIALQDMGLLVSRSQHAGHHIPPYNNNYCIVSGVWNEFLDKRQIFKALEMILFYKLGVRPRSWSEPSSSWTEASET